TGGGTCGGCACGATCAGCCGGTCGGCGGCAGCCAGCGCATTGACCATCAGCAGGCCCAGGGTGGGCGGGCAGTCGAGGAGCACCACGTCGTGCCCGCCGGTGTGGCGGGTGATCGCCTGCGACAGCGCCAGGCCGAGTCCGGGCTGGTTGGCGCTGCGGCGCTCCAGGGTGGCCAGCGCGGTCTGCGCGCAGACGAAATCCAGGCCTTCGACCGGGGCAGGGCGCATCACCCCGGCGAGCGTGGCCGGCGGCGCACCGAACAGGTCGACCACGCCGGCGGGCTGCGGATCGCTGGGCACGCCGAAGGCGCGCGTCAGCGAAGCGTGCGGGTCGAGGTCGACCAGCAGCACGCTCAGGCCGCGCACCACCAGGCTGCGACCGAGTGCGAGCGTGGTCGTGGTCTTGCCGACGCCTCCTTTCT
This portion of the Luteimonas yindakuii genome encodes:
- a CDS encoding ParA family protein, which produces MRVWAIANQKGGVGKTTTTLALGRSLVVRGLSVLLVDLDPHASLTRAFGVPSDPQPAGVVDLFGAPPATLAGVMRPAPVEGLDFVCAQTALATLERRSANQPGLGLALSQAITRHTGGHDVVLLDCPPTLGLLMVNALAAADRLIVPTQCEPLALHGLAGMVRTGAMVERSRQRPLPVSVLPTLFDRRTRAGRDTLAQLQQEYRELAWDQAIPVDTQLANADALAQQVFSGEPGGRAMTAYARALDWLLASEQQLERAA